GCGTCGCCGAGACGCTCCGCGCCTGGATCGAGATCGGCGCCGCGGCGGCACCAGGCCCGCGCCGGTCTTCGGCCCGCGGGCGCACCCGCCGTAGTTCCTGACCGATCCGTGGCGCCCCCGACCTGCATCTCGGGCCGCACCCCGCCGCCGGATCGGGGTGTCTTCTACGAGTACTTCCATGGCGACAACGGCGCGGGCATCGGCGGGAGCCATCAGACGGGCTGGACCGGGCTGGTGGCCAAGCTCATGCAGCAGAGCGGCGAGTAGGGAGGCCGGGACGGGTGGCGGGCCGCGAGCCTTCCCGGTCCGTGCCAGTCTGAATCGCAGGTGCTGAGCCCACCGGGAGCACGGAGGAGGCCCGTATGGAACGCTACGATCTGCTCGTCATCGGTGGCGGGGCCGCCGGGATCAACGCCCTCAAGCAGGGCGTGAAGCTGGGGGCGAAAGTGGCCCTCGTGGACCGGGGCCCGCTCGGCGGGGCCTGCATCAACCGGGGGTGAATTCCCAAGAAGACCTTGGTAAGGTCTGCGCGGATTCACCAGCTGGTCAAAGGGGCCGGCCTCTTCGGCACCCGGACCGGAGAAGTCGCGCTCGACTGGGACGCGATCGTCCGGCGGCAGCACGAGGTGGTCCGGGTGCTCCAGCCCTCCCCGGACGCCTTCGAAAAGGCGGGGGCGAAGGTCCACCTGGCCGCGGCGCGCTTCGTCGATCCTCACACCGTGCAGGTCAACGGGCAGCGGATCCAGGGCGAAAAGATCGTGATCGCCGCCGGCTCCGAGCCCGTGCTGCCCCCCGTCCCCGGGCGCGAACTCACCATCACCTCGGACCAGATCCTCTTCCTCCCGCGCTTCCCTCACACGTTGACCCTGATCGGAGCGGGCGTGATCGGCCTCGAGATGGCGGGAGCCTTCGCCGACCTCGGCGCTCGGGTCACCGTCGTCGGAAAGGACGCGGAGATCCTCCCGACGCTCGACGCCGACGTGGCCGCCTACATTCGGCAGCTCCTCGAGGCGAAGGGTGTCACCTTTCACCTCCGAGCCATCGTCGAGCGCTTCTCCGGCGGTCCCGGAGCCGTGGTCACCCACGTGCAGACGGAGGCGGGGCCGCTGGCCTTCGAGGCAGAGCAAGTCTGTGTCGCCGTCGGGCGGCGCTTCGACCCGAGGCGCCTCGGCGCGGAGGCCCTGGGCCTGGAGG
This genomic interval from Candidatus Rokuibacteriota bacterium contains the following:
- a CDS encoding FAD-dependent oxidoreductase — its product is MERYDLLVIGGGAAGINALKQGVKLGAKVALVDRGPLGGACINRG
- a CDS encoding NAD(P)/FAD-dependent oxidoreductase, whose protein sequence is MVRSARIHQLVKGAGLFGTRTGEVALDWDAIVRRQHEVVRVLQPSPDAFEKAGAKVHLAAARFVDPHTVQVNGQRIQGEKIVIAAGSEPVLPPVPGRELTITSDQILFLPRFPHTLTLIGAGVIGLEMAGAFADLGARVTVVGKDAEILPTLDADVAAYIRQLLEAKGVTFHLRAIVERFSGGPGAVVTHVQTEAGPLAFEAEQVCVAVGRRFDPRRLGAEALGLEVGPLGLKVTPYLRTPVPHIYAAGDAAGNQQMTPTAAYEGRLAALNALRGDVEAADYAVVPQTIFTTPEVGRVGLTHAEARRRGVNCHVATHDLRGASNGRATGEDAGYLKLVFDGTTETVLGVQMVSYAAAELIQLAALAIRTRADARLLSSQLSIHPSHGERLIKIFGHDYHEVCEPEQPPAR